The Edaphobacter sp. 12200R-103 genome contains a region encoding:
- a CDS encoding alpha-L-fucosidase, translating into MRSLLAAVIVSFAVHAACQTISPAEAKEHTERQIVKVEHEISASGVPFHATWNSLAAYRTPDWFRDAKFGIFLHWGVYSVPAFGNEWYSRNMYVPGSSAYRHHVATYGPQSKFGYKDFIPMFKAEHFNANAWVDLFVKAGARYVVPVGEHCDGFAMYDSDITPWNAARMGPHRDVVGELAKATRARGLRFGVSSHTAEHWWWYGRGRSFPSDVRDETPETALLYDPAAPMNLPRPDGTTIDTKEPDPSHLEEWLAPNAAFTDNWLALSTEIVDKYQPDFMYFDWWIGQPAMKSALQKFAAYYYDRSAEHHRQPVLTYKEESMPANAATLDIERGKLDTLRLMPWQTDTSVSIHSWGYAEHDQYRTAKSLIAQLVDTVSKNGNLLLNVGPKADGTIPQEVQSALLQMGEWLRINGEAIYGSRPFAVFGEGPTKAPKDSTQKDKDIQSYTAQDIRYTTSRSGVVLYATALGWPSGGNLVLHTLYAGNPYLTDPICSVRLLGSLREIPFAVRPDGLHLTLPQTPPPGLPRDIAWSFAIRTHCHE; encoded by the coding sequence GTGAGATCTCTTTTAGCAGCCGTCATCGTTTCTTTTGCCGTCCATGCTGCATGCCAAACCATCTCTCCTGCAGAAGCAAAGGAGCATACCGAGCGACAGATTGTGAAGGTAGAGCACGAGATCAGTGCCTCGGGAGTGCCTTTCCACGCAACCTGGAACTCACTGGCTGCCTACCGCACGCCGGACTGGTTCCGCGACGCGAAGTTCGGAATCTTCCTGCACTGGGGCGTGTACTCCGTCCCTGCATTCGGCAACGAATGGTATTCGCGCAACATGTACGTCCCCGGCAGTTCCGCATATCGACACCACGTCGCGACGTATGGCCCGCAATCAAAGTTCGGTTACAAAGACTTCATTCCTATGTTTAAGGCTGAACACTTCAATGCAAACGCCTGGGTGGATCTGTTTGTGAAGGCCGGTGCGCGTTACGTTGTCCCCGTGGGAGAACACTGTGACGGATTCGCCATGTACGACTCGGATATTACTCCATGGAATGCGGCAAGGATGGGGCCTCATCGCGATGTTGTAGGCGAACTGGCAAAAGCTACGCGGGCCCGGGGACTGCGATTCGGAGTGTCTTCTCACACAGCCGAACACTGGTGGTGGTACGGACGAGGGCGCTCCTTCCCTTCTGACGTTCGCGATGAGACTCCGGAGACGGCTCTGCTCTACGACCCCGCGGCGCCGATGAATCTGCCTAGGCCGGATGGCACAACGATAGACACTAAAGAACCGGATCCGAGCCATCTCGAGGAGTGGCTTGCACCGAATGCGGCATTTACAGACAACTGGCTTGCTCTCTCGACCGAGATCGTAGACAAGTATCAACCTGACTTCATGTACTTCGACTGGTGGATTGGCCAACCTGCGATGAAATCTGCACTCCAGAAGTTCGCGGCATACTATTACGATCGTTCTGCCGAACATCATCGACAGCCGGTACTTACTTATAAAGAAGAGTCGATGCCTGCGAACGCGGCAACTCTGGACATTGAACGAGGCAAGCTGGACACGTTGCGGCTGATGCCCTGGCAGACGGACACATCCGTGTCGATACATTCATGGGGATACGCCGAACACGACCAATACCGCACGGCCAAGTCGCTTATCGCGCAGCTGGTCGATACGGTCTCAAAGAACGGCAATCTTCTGCTCAATGTAGGTCCAAAAGCTGATGGAACGATCCCTCAAGAGGTCCAGAGCGCATTGCTCCAGATGGGAGAATGGTTGCGGATCAACGGCGAGGCGATCTATGGCTCGCGACCGTTTGCTGTCTTTGGAGAAGGACCCACGAAGGCTCCGAAAGACTCAACGCAAAAGGACAAGGACATTCAGAGTTACACCGCACAGGATATTCGCTACACCACGTCCAGATCCGGCGTTGTTCTTTACGCGACAGCCCTCGGCTGGCCTTCCGGAGGAAACCTGGTTCTGCACACGCTTTACGCCGGCAACCCCTATCTTACCGATCCCATTTGTTCGGTCAGATTGCTAGGAAGCCTACGCGAGATACCCTTTGCAGTACGCCCCGATGGACTTCACCTGACTTTGCCTCAGACACCGCCGCCGGGATTGCCGAGGGATATCGCCTGGAGCTTCGCAATCCGGACGCACTGCCACGAATGA
- a CDS encoding VCBS repeat-containing protein codes for MRAKVLGLLLFVAGAATTAWSASRPADIAFHITMIDPGYGETVAVADINRDGKPDIVSGEIWFEAPDWKKHPLRQIDYTNGYIDDFSDLPVDVDGDGWVDIVQFSYFAHNIVWLRNPGASGSPWKVTEIDNSGPTEFAFLVDLNNDGKALELLPEFDRPNVPAAWFELRQGKWVKHVVAPRSYGHGIGVGDMNGDGRNDILTPQGWLEAPADLSSTAAWKFHLTDWGAKPIAPAGSSPGQAASAVEPVKLGYMHLLDINGDGRKDLLTGMAHDYGLAWYEQTSDGSCIQHVIDASWSQLHESVLTDLNGDGQPDLVTGKRYFAHNGNDPGEREPIGLYWYEWRRVSPTARTANHPGNGGVEWIRHIVSYGGRMGGGVQLVVTDIDGDGDPDIVSAGKSGLFLAENLTKRAH; via the coding sequence ATGCGGGCCAAAGTTCTGGGACTTCTACTTTTCGTGGCGGGCGCCGCGACTACGGCATGGTCGGCCAGCCGTCCGGCGGACATAGCGTTCCATATCACCATGATCGATCCCGGTTACGGCGAAACAGTTGCCGTCGCCGACATCAATCGCGACGGAAAGCCGGACATAGTCTCAGGAGAGATCTGGTTCGAGGCTCCGGACTGGAAGAAACATCCCTTGCGCCAGATCGATTACACCAACGGCTACATCGACGATTTCAGCGATTTGCCCGTGGACGTGGATGGTGACGGCTGGGTCGATATCGTGCAGTTCAGTTACTTTGCCCACAACATCGTCTGGTTGCGAAACCCCGGCGCCAGCGGCAGTCCATGGAAGGTGACAGAGATAGACAACAGCGGTCCTACCGAGTTTGCTTTCCTTGTCGATCTCAACAACGATGGCAAGGCGCTTGAGCTGCTTCCAGAGTTCGATCGTCCAAATGTCCCGGCCGCATGGTTTGAGTTGCGGCAAGGCAAGTGGGTTAAGCATGTTGTCGCGCCTCGCAGTTACGGTCACGGAATCGGTGTGGGCGACATGAACGGCGATGGTCGCAACGATATTCTCACGCCGCAGGGCTGGCTTGAGGCTCCTGCCGATCTCAGCTCAACCGCCGCATGGAAGTTTCACCTCACCGACTGGGGCGCAAAACCGATCGCTCCCGCCGGAAGTTCACCCGGGCAGGCTGCTTCAGCGGTCGAACCCGTCAAATTGGGTTATATGCATCTGCTCGACATCAACGGTGACGGGCGCAAGGACTTGCTGACCGGAATGGCGCATGATTATGGTCTTGCCTGGTATGAGCAGACATCTGACGGAAGCTGTATTCAACACGTCATTGACGCCAGTTGGTCGCAGCTTCACGAGTCTGTTCTGACGGACCTCAATGGTGACGGTCAGCCAGACCTGGTTACCGGCAAGCGCTATTTCGCGCACAACGGAAACGACCCAGGTGAGCGTGAACCGATTGGCCTCTACTGGTATGAGTGGAGGCGTGTGTCTCCAACTGCCCGGACCGCAAACCATCCTGGAAATGGTGGCGTGGAGTGGATTCGCCACATCGTCTCCTACGGAGGAAGGATGGGAGGCGGGGTGCAGCTTGTAGTTACCGACATCGATGGAGATGGCGATCCTGACATCGTCAGCGCCGGCAAGTCGGGACTCTTTCTGGCAGAGAACCTTACAAAACGCGCCCACTAA